A part of Pseudoliparis swirei isolate HS2019 ecotype Mariana Trench chromosome 8, NWPU_hadal_v1, whole genome shotgun sequence genomic DNA contains:
- the ubxn7 gene encoding UBX domain-containing protein 7 isoform X1 → MRDIYVVVCGGKMAALGDTSAPEVNGLIQQFTAITGATESVGQHMLEACSNNLEMAVTMFLDGGAIAEEPSTSSSSAASSSQAPPSDEVRAPIPQKQDILVEPEPLFGVPKRRRPARSIFDGFRDFQTETIRQEQELRNGGTVDKKLSTLADLFRPPIELMHKGSFETAKDCGQLENKWLMINIQNVQDFACQCLNRDVWSNDAVKTIIREHFIFWQVYHDSEEGQRYIQFYKLNKFPYISILDPRTGQKMVEWNQLDVASFLEQTAGFLAEHGQLDGPSCHAPPAKRARSESLIDASEDSQLEAAIRASLQETHYESSNAPEEPDSPRSEEEEEESDAEPFSDSEGPISVDGSDGEMPAPHEKSFTSKHTALPAASAAQQRLHPDSSTSTHRKSPYKENNHSHKKEESKKNHLEPSAAAAPRHPQPDGDAGGNHCPPAAESAGPSVDCPDDNCPKARLMLRYPDGQREQISLSSKAKLLALVRHVQSKGYPNERFELVTNFPRRKLAHLDYDITLQEAGLCPQETVFVQERN, encoded by the exons GGGCCACGGAGAGCGTAGGACAACATATGCTGGAAGCATGCAGCAACAACCTGGAGATGGCAGTGACCATGTTTCTCGATGGAGGCGCGATCGCAGAGGAGCCCAGCACCAGTTCCAGTTCGGCAGCTTCAAGCAGCCAAGCGCCCCCTTCAGA TGAGGTACGAGCACCCATTCCCCAAAAGCAGGACATATTGGTGGAACCTGAACCACTGTTTGGAG TGCCAAAGCGAAGAAGACCTGCTCGATCTATATTTGATGGATTCCGAGACTTCCAAACAGAAACAA TTCGCCAGGAACAGGAGCTGCGTAACGGTGGAACAGTGGATAAGAAACTGAGCACCCTGGCAGACCTTTTCCGGCCTCCCATTGAGCTCATGCACAAAGGCAGCTTTGAGACG GCTAAAGACTGTGGACAACTAGAGAACAAGTGGCTGATGATCAACATTCAAAATGTTCAGGACTTTGCCTGCCAGTGTCTGAACAGAGATGTTTGGAGTAACGATGCAGTGAAGACCATCATCAGGGAACACTTCATATTCTGGCAG GTGTATCACGATAGTGAAGAGGGACAAAGATACATCCAGTTCTATAAGCTGAACAAGTTTCCCTATATTTCTATCCTCGATCCCCGCACAG GTCAGAAAATGGTAGAGTGGAATCAGCTGGACGTGGCGTCGTTCCTTGAGCAGACGGCTGGCTTCCTGGCAGAGCACGGGCAGCTGGATGGGCCATCCTGCCACGCACCCCCTGCCAAACGAGCTCGCTCT GAGAGTCTGATTGATGCCAGTGAAGACAGTCAGCTGGAGGCAGCGATCCGAGCCTCCCTACAGGAGACCCACTACGAGTCCTCAAACGCTCCCGAAGAGCCCGATTCCCCCCGatccgaagaagaagaagaagaatccgaTGCAGAGCCTTTCTCCGACAGCGAGGGTCCCATCTCCGTCGATGGCTCAGACGGCGAAATGCCAGCACCCCACGAGAAGAGTTTTACCAGCAAACACACGGCGCTCCCTGCGGCCAGTGCGGCTCAGCAGCGTCTACATCCCGATAGTTCCACTTCTACCCATAGAAAGTCTCCATacaaagaaaacaaccacagtcacaagaaggaggagagcaaAAAGAACCACCTGGAgccctcagctgctgctgctcctcgtcATCCTCAGCCTGACGGAGATGCTGGAGGCAACCACTGTCCCCCAGCGGCGGAAAGCGCCGGACCATCCGTGGACTGTCCTGACGACAATT GTCCCAAAGCCAGGTTGATGCTCCGTTAcccggatggacagagagaACAAATTTCCTTGTCTTCGAAAGCAAAACTTTTG GCCCTGGTAAGACACGTCCAGTCCAAAGGTTACCCTAATGAACGCTTCGAACTCGTCACCAACTTTCCTAGAAGGAAGCTCGCCCACTTGGACTATGATATCACactgcaggaggcggggctttgTCCACAGGAGACTGTGTTTGTTCAGGAGAGGAACTAG
- the ubxn7 gene encoding UBX domain-containing protein 7 isoform X2: MLEACSNNLEMAVTMFLDGGAIAEEPSTSSSSAASSSQAPPSDEVRAPIPQKQDILVEPEPLFGVPKRRRPARSIFDGFRDFQTETIRQEQELRNGGTVDKKLSTLADLFRPPIELMHKGSFETAKDCGQLENKWLMINIQNVQDFACQCLNRDVWSNDAVKTIIREHFIFWQVYHDSEEGQRYIQFYKLNKFPYISILDPRTGQKMVEWNQLDVASFLEQTAGFLAEHGQLDGPSCHAPPAKRARSESLIDASEDSQLEAAIRASLQETHYESSNAPEEPDSPRSEEEEEESDAEPFSDSEGPISVDGSDGEMPAPHEKSFTSKHTALPAASAAQQRLHPDSSTSTHRKSPYKENNHSHKKEESKKNHLEPSAAAAPRHPQPDGDAGGNHCPPAAESAGPSVDCPDDNCPKARLMLRYPDGQREQISLSSKAKLLALVRHVQSKGYPNERFELVTNFPRRKLAHLDYDITLQEAGLCPQETVFVQERN; the protein is encoded by the exons ATGCTGGAAGCATGCAGCAACAACCTGGAGATGGCAGTGACCATGTTTCTCGATGGAGGCGCGATCGCAGAGGAGCCCAGCACCAGTTCCAGTTCGGCAGCTTCAAGCAGCCAAGCGCCCCCTTCAGA TGAGGTACGAGCACCCATTCCCCAAAAGCAGGACATATTGGTGGAACCTGAACCACTGTTTGGAG TGCCAAAGCGAAGAAGACCTGCTCGATCTATATTTGATGGATTCCGAGACTTCCAAACAGAAACAA TTCGCCAGGAACAGGAGCTGCGTAACGGTGGAACAGTGGATAAGAAACTGAGCACCCTGGCAGACCTTTTCCGGCCTCCCATTGAGCTCATGCACAAAGGCAGCTTTGAGACG GCTAAAGACTGTGGACAACTAGAGAACAAGTGGCTGATGATCAACATTCAAAATGTTCAGGACTTTGCCTGCCAGTGTCTGAACAGAGATGTTTGGAGTAACGATGCAGTGAAGACCATCATCAGGGAACACTTCATATTCTGGCAG GTGTATCACGATAGTGAAGAGGGACAAAGATACATCCAGTTCTATAAGCTGAACAAGTTTCCCTATATTTCTATCCTCGATCCCCGCACAG GTCAGAAAATGGTAGAGTGGAATCAGCTGGACGTGGCGTCGTTCCTTGAGCAGACGGCTGGCTTCCTGGCAGAGCACGGGCAGCTGGATGGGCCATCCTGCCACGCACCCCCTGCCAAACGAGCTCGCTCT GAGAGTCTGATTGATGCCAGTGAAGACAGTCAGCTGGAGGCAGCGATCCGAGCCTCCCTACAGGAGACCCACTACGAGTCCTCAAACGCTCCCGAAGAGCCCGATTCCCCCCGatccgaagaagaagaagaagaatccgaTGCAGAGCCTTTCTCCGACAGCGAGGGTCCCATCTCCGTCGATGGCTCAGACGGCGAAATGCCAGCACCCCACGAGAAGAGTTTTACCAGCAAACACACGGCGCTCCCTGCGGCCAGTGCGGCTCAGCAGCGTCTACATCCCGATAGTTCCACTTCTACCCATAGAAAGTCTCCATacaaagaaaacaaccacagtcacaagaaggaggagagcaaAAAGAACCACCTGGAgccctcagctgctgctgctcctcgtcATCCTCAGCCTGACGGAGATGCTGGAGGCAACCACTGTCCCCCAGCGGCGGAAAGCGCCGGACCATCCGTGGACTGTCCTGACGACAATT GTCCCAAAGCCAGGTTGATGCTCCGTTAcccggatggacagagagaACAAATTTCCTTGTCTTCGAAAGCAAAACTTTTG GCCCTGGTAAGACACGTCCAGTCCAAAGGTTACCCTAATGAACGCTTCGAACTCGTCACCAACTTTCCTAGAAGGAAGCTCGCCCACTTGGACTATGATATCACactgcaggaggcggggctttgTCCACAGGAGACTGTGTTTGTTCAGGAGAGGAACTAG